One Ananas comosus cultivar F153 linkage group 1, ASM154086v1, whole genome shotgun sequence DNA window includes the following coding sequences:
- the LOC109711783 gene encoding serine/threonine-protein kinase prpf4B isoform X4 — MLDIFQQSEDSAEKEVAWVKGEGSDRKSRDRRNRRSSLSDGENKDMINKSLHRRDEKGKRDRDVDASHPKTRARSRSPVSKESSHHKRNDIVHFREQARSIGNYREKSYERSLESHEDGGSRARKHGSEREDGDRHDSDRNLVRSRESERGAYRERERSSSFSRHDGRSGRHDSRERDRDRKSMDVDEVTRRERERSSSHSRYDRKESRHYSRERDSQGERRSSSARDRDSEKQRDRSRERYKERERGKSERERERDDRDRRERERTRSEHEREREIDDRDRNRDRDRDQSGQNGRDRVSSRDRHRDSRHSRYDDQERLRSKDMSREAYPSSQKLEEGKANSIREEEEEDYQEKIEQQLAKQEEEDVDKIKEESRKRRQAILEKYKQQQLQKQQPESLPSISEKDNILNAEEKPSNVTDTTVANDGNANNQACCEELESKRDSSDVYVAEPSFAVGKSPTQNGAPANKMAVAVGLGQGSPKSERSADMFCDDIFGESPAGVLKTGKGDGLQIERSGLHDNWDDAEGYYSYRFGEVLDGRYEVIAAHGKGVFSTVVRAKDLKAGKGDPEEVAIKIIRNNETMYKAGLEELVILKKLAGADPEDKRHCVRFISSFKYRNHLCLVFESLHMNLREVLKKFGRNIGLKLTAVRAYGKQLFIALKHLRNCGVLHCDIKPDNMLVNEAKNVLKLCDFGNAMFAGKNEITPYLVSRFYRAPEIILGLPYDHPLDIWSVGCCLYELYSGKVLFPGPSNNDMLRLHMELKGPFPKKMLRKGAFTDQHFDQDLNFHATEEDPVTKKTVKRLLLNIKPKDIGALISTFPGEDPKMLASFKDLLERIFVLDPEKRMTVSQALSHPFITAVTLQHCGENMEEMIDLGTALHCSSYQLDVFCFLVYARALEQQTMF, encoded by the exons ATGTTGGATATTTTTCAACAATCCGAGGATTCTGCTGAGAAAGAGGTAGCTTGGGTTAAGGGAGAAGGGTCAGACAGAAAGAGTCGGGATCGGAGAAACAGGCGGAGTTCATTGAGTGATGGGGAGAATAAAGACATGATTAATAAATCTTTGCATAGAAGAGATGAGAAGGGAAAGAGGGACAGGGATGTTGATGCAAGCCATCCAAAGACTCGAGCGAGGTCGAGATCTCCTGTCTCCAAAGAATCTTCACATCATAAAAGGAATGATATAGTGCATTTTAGGGAGCAGGCAAGGTCCATAGGCAATTATAGAGAGAAATCCTACGAAAGGAGTTTGGAATCGCATGAAGATGGCGGTTCCCGAGCTAGGAAACATGGTTCTGAACGTGAAGATGGTGATAGACATGATTCTGATAGGAATCTGGTTAGAAGTCGAGAAAGTGAGAGAGGTGCCTACcgcgaaagagagagaagcagcAGTTTTAGCAGGCATGATGGACGTAGTGGTAGGCATGACAGCCGtgaaagagatagagatagaaaAAGTATGGATGTAGATGAAGTTACTCGtagggaaagagagaggagtaGCAGTCATAGTAGATATGACAGAAAGGAGAGCAGGCACTACAGTCGAGAGAGAGATAGCCAGGGGGAGAGACGCAGTAGCAGTGCAAGGGACAGAGATTCAGAGAAGCAAAGGGACAGGAGTAGGGAGAGGTACAAGGAAAGGGAGAGAGGTAAGAGTGAGCGCGAAAGGGAGAGAGATGACAGAGACagaagagaaagggagaggacTAGGAGTGAGcatgaaagggagagagaaattgACGATAGAGATAGGAACCGGGATAGGGATAGAGACCAAAGTGGCCAGAATGGAAGAGATAGAGTTAGCAGTAGGGATAGGCATAGGGATTCTAGGCATTCAAGGTATGATGATCAGGAGAGGCTGAGATCTAAGGACATGAGTAGAGAAGCTTATCCCAGTAGTCAAAAACTTGAAGAAGGCAAAGCAAATTCTATCAG ggaggaggaagaagaggattaTCAGGAGAAAATTGAACAGCAGCTAGCAAaacaggaggaagaagatgttGACAAAATTAAGGAGGAAAGTAGGAAAAGGAGACAGGCAATTTTAGAAAAGTATAAGCAGCAGCAATTGCAGAAGCAACAGCCTGAATCTTTACCTAGTATCAGTGAGAAAG ACAATATATTGAATGCAGAAGAAAAGCCATCCAATGTGACTGACACAACTGTAGCGAATGATGGCAATGCCAACAACCAGGCCTGTTGCGAAGAGTTAGAGAGTAAACGTGACTCTTCGGATGTATATGTTGCTGAACCATCTTTTGCTGTTGGAAAGTCGCCTACCCAAAATGGTGCTCCTGCGAATAAGATGGCTGTTGCTGTAGGGCTTGGGCAGGGTTCTCCCAAG AGTGAGAGATCTGCTGATATGTTTTGTGATGACATCTTTGGAGAATCACCTGCTGGAGTTCTTAAAACG GGCAAGGGAGATGGTTTGCAGATTGAGAGAAGTGGTCTGCATGACAATTGGGATGATGCTGAGGGCTACTATA GCTACCGATTTGGAGAAGTGCTTGATGGTCGTTATGAAGTCATCGCTGCTCATGGGAAGGGTGTTTTTTCAACTGTTGTCCGTGCAAAAGATCTTAAAGCTGGGAAAGGTGATCCTGAAGAAGTAGCCATAAAAATTATACGTAACAATGAGACCAT GTACAAGGCTGGACTGGAAGAGCTGGTCATATTGAAGAAATTGGCGGGTGCTGATCCTGAGGACAAGCGCCATTGTGTTAGGTTTATTTCAAGTTTCAAGTATAGGAATCATCTTTGTTTAGTTTTTGAATCTCTTCATATGAATCTTCGTGAGGTTCTAAAGAAATTTGGTCGTAATATTGGACTTAAGCTGACTGCTGTGAGGGCATATGGAAAGCAGCTTTTCATTGCGTTGAAGCATCTGAGAAATTGTGGCGTCCTTCATTGTGACATAAAGCCAGATAATATGCTG GTAAATGAGGCTAAAAATGTGTTAAAGCTTTGTGATTTTGGCAATGCTATGTTTGCTGGTAAGAACGAGATCACCCCATACCTTGTCAGCCGCTTTTATCGTGCCCCAGAAATAA TTCTTGGGTTGCCTTATGATCATCCGTTGGACATTTGGTCAGTTGGCTGCTGCTTATATGAACTTTATTCTGGAAAAGTCTTGTTTCCTGGTCCGTCGAACAATGACATGCTTCGGCTTCACATGGAATTGAAAGGTCCCTTCCCAAAGAAGATGCTTCGAAAG GGTGCCTTCACAGATCAGCATTTTGATcaagatttaaattttcatgCTACAGAGGAGGATCCTGTTACAAAGAAG ACGGTGAAGAGGCTATTGTTGAACATAAAGCCTAAGGACATTGGTGCACTAATTTCAACCTTCCCTGGGGAGGACCCTAAAATGTTAGCAAGTTTCAAAGATCTCCTTGAACGAATATTTGTTTTGGATCCAGAAAAGAGGATGACAGTATCTCAAGCATTGAGTCATCCGTTTATCACTG CTGTAACTTTGCAACACTGTGGAGAAAACATGGAAGAGATGATTGACTTAGGGACCGCCCTTCATTGCAGTTCTTATCAGTTGGATGTGTTCTGTTTCTT GGTCTATGCCAGGGCTCTGGAACAACAAACAATGTTTTAG